One Photobacterium sp. TY1-4 genomic window carries:
- a CDS encoding NADP-dependent oxidoreductase, with product MKVQEIHLISRPQGTPTADNFSLVERELAPIEDGEVLISNQWMSVDPYMRGRMIDRASYVAPFKLNEVMEGGAIGEVIESKNPKLPVGTKVSHTYGWRSHVISDGSDLTPLPSTSLPLQSFLGIMGMPGMTAWTGLFRIAELKPGETVFVSAASGAVGSAVCQMAKLQGCTVIGSAGSDEKVESLKALGVDAVINYKTAGDLTQALAEAAPQGIDVYFENVGGEHLVAALNNMNEFGRIAVCGMIADYNATELQPGPSNIGLLIVKKLKMQGFIVMDHWQHYGDFAAQMGQWIAEDKIKWDETIYEGLAQAPEAFIGLFEGKNKGKMLVKL from the coding sequence ATGAAAGTACAAGAGATTCATCTGATCTCCCGCCCACAAGGCACCCCAACAGCAGACAACTTTTCCCTGGTTGAGCGTGAGTTAGCACCGATTGAAGACGGTGAAGTACTGATCAGCAACCAATGGATGTCCGTTGATCCTTACATGCGGGGTCGCATGATCGACCGGGCCAGCTATGTTGCGCCGTTCAAACTGAACGAGGTCATGGAAGGCGGCGCGATTGGTGAAGTGATTGAATCCAAGAACCCGAAGCTGCCGGTTGGCACCAAAGTGAGCCATACTTACGGCTGGCGCAGCCATGTTATTAGTGATGGCAGCGACCTAACCCCACTCCCGTCCACATCCCTACCGCTGCAAAGCTTCCTCGGCATTATGGGCATGCCGGGCATGACGGCCTGGACGGGTCTGTTTCGCATCGCTGAACTGAAGCCGGGCGAAACAGTCTTTGTTTCTGCGGCTTCCGGCGCCGTGGGCAGCGCCGTCTGCCAGATGGCCAAACTTCAGGGCTGTACCGTGATCGGCTCTGCCGGCTCCGATGAAAAAGTTGAAAGCCTGAAAGCGCTTGGCGTCGATGCAGTGATCAACTACAAAACTGCGGGTGATCTGACGCAGGCCCTGGCAGAAGCTGCGCCGCAAGGGATTGATGTGTACTTTGAGAACGTCGGTGGTGAGCACCTGGTCGCAGCCCTGAATAATATGAACGAGTTCGGCCGTATCGCCGTGTGCGGCATGATTGCCGACTACAATGCAACCGAGCTGCAACCAGGTCCGAGCAACATCGGTCTGCTGATCGTCAAGAAGCTGAAAATGCAGGGCTTCATTGTGATGGATCACTGGCAACATTACGGCGACTTTGCTGCGCAGATGGGTCAGTGGATCGCGGAAGATAAGATTAAATGGGATGAAACCATTTATGAGGGGCTGGCACAGGCTCCGGAAGCCTTTATTGGCCTGTTCGAAGGCAAGAACAAAGGCAAAATGCTGGTGAAGTTATAA
- a CDS encoding MarR family winged helix-turn-helix transcriptional regulator, translated as MSQQLSDNVCFALYTATNALVRAYRPVLDEFNLTYPQYLVMQSLWYHNGVSLTQLSQDTRLDPGTLTPIVKRLEGKALLTRNVSPDDERKKIIHLTETGYALRDKAKNLTRQLEQQSKMDPDKVEELRLHCLELAKNLQLGS; from the coding sequence ATGTCACAACAATTATCAGATAACGTCTGTTTCGCTCTGTATACCGCCACCAATGCATTGGTGAGAGCCTACCGACCGGTTTTGGATGAGTTTAATCTGACCTATCCGCAATACCTGGTGATGCAGTCACTGTGGTATCACAACGGGGTCAGCTTAACGCAGTTGTCGCAGGATACCCGCCTGGATCCCGGTACATTGACACCGATTGTCAAGCGCCTGGAAGGGAAAGCCTTGCTGACCCGTAATGTTTCGCCTGACGATGAGCGCAAAAAAATTATTCACCTGACCGAAACTGGTTATGCGCTGCGGGATAAAGCGAAGAATCTGACTCGCCAGTTAGAGCAGCAGTCGAAGATGGATCCGGACAAGGTTGAAGAGCTCCGCCTGCACTGTCTGGAGCTGGCGAAAAACCTCCAACTGGGCTCATAG
- a CDS encoding acetyltransferase has translation MFLKEARTGDLVDVVDMASLINPFSRHVTVQFQSGEDLADPVTIDKQELAFPSGEGLPECWINGYYRLQTK, from the coding sequence ATGTTTTTGAAAGAGGCTCGGACTGGGGATCTCGTCGATGTGGTCGATATGGCATCGCTGATTAATCCATTCTCACGGCATGTCACCGTGCAGTTTCAGTCAGGGGAAGATCTTGCCGATCCGGTCACCATCGACAAGCAAGAGCTCGCATTTCCTTCCGGTGAAGGACTGCCTGAATGCTGGATTAACGGCTACTATCGCTTACAAACAAAGTAA
- a CDS encoding ATP-binding protein → MSLMNNLSIKTKLLLLVACPLLFSSWLGLTALSELYHAETSLNMYSAKVQFAGDLSRLISETHQMKFKWLYQQDTERDLAQIKAMLPALYSQVDLAFDPTQRKEMVRVLDEIQALLDDFAGVGDKDFSSWMSWMALLQEQSFQLLESEGSYTAITEVERHLAALYQLIWFQFWAGLDNWYTTSLALHPELADQGYQRLWSAREKQAFYIERFLMVYATQDQIEFLRNSFDHPAFIQYEQARPQPHPGDYLLGSIENSEARFQQVQDVTGQIKQQLVVDIQALVREIRWKMVLIASLIVTGFIGMCYLGWNITTRFLSAANRILTTLRRVESEPLTRKDLRISVDGDDEFTTFFRQLNELIDERRNNQKKLLLAKELAEKANLAKSSFLANMSHEIRTPLNGIIGMSELLEDTTLNAVQQEYLHTIAASSQTLLLLINDILDLSKIESGKLVLVPTATDVCEVVYETAGIILPKVNQSGLHFSIQLDPTIPQAVLIDEHRLRQVIMNLMSNAVKFTSEGRVAVQVQCEAISACQVRLTFVVEDTGIGIDPDKQAQIFAPFIQEDGTITRRYGGTGLGLAICRQLVTLMGGEMTLDSEKGIGSRFGFHLTVDTVTAHLQINPETDPLHCLVLGERCDTAELLLAELGRWHMSAAYEPALETGTDLSGYQCCVLFSTDARVVREMITRFRGMAPSTALVVCCQHDEDYQEIGLMCDGLVVLPLLGQRFVKTVRSAVDHVGKQRSFATAAVLPTRIETGSDLVLVAEDSPVNQRVAALFLEKAGFDFELVDNGCAAVEAVKQGKPYHAVLMDCMMPVMDGLAATKAIRAWEQEVGVARKLPIIAVTASVLDEDIQDCFHAGMDDYVAKPYRKEVLIEKLKALK, encoded by the coding sequence ATGAGCCTGATGAACAACTTATCGATTAAGACCAAATTACTGCTGTTAGTGGCTTGTCCGCTGCTGTTTAGTTCCTGGCTGGGCCTGACTGCACTATCCGAGCTGTATCACGCTGAAACATCGCTGAACATGTATAGCGCGAAGGTCCAGTTTGCCGGTGATTTATCCCGTCTGATATCTGAGACCCATCAGATGAAATTCAAGTGGCTTTACCAGCAGGATACTGAAAGGGACCTGGCGCAGATCAAGGCCATGCTGCCGGCACTGTACTCGCAGGTCGACCTGGCGTTTGATCCGACCCAACGCAAAGAGATGGTGCGTGTGCTTGATGAGATACAAGCTTTGCTGGATGACTTTGCCGGGGTAGGAGACAAAGATTTCAGCAGCTGGATGAGTTGGATGGCGTTGCTTCAGGAACAATCCTTCCAACTGCTTGAAAGTGAGGGGAGCTATACCGCCATCACGGAAGTCGAGCGTCATCTGGCGGCGTTATATCAGTTGATCTGGTTCCAGTTCTGGGCTGGATTGGACAACTGGTATACCACCAGCTTGGCTTTGCATCCGGAGTTGGCGGATCAAGGCTATCAGAGATTGTGGTCTGCTCGGGAGAAACAGGCTTTTTATATTGAGCGTTTTTTGATGGTATACGCCACTCAGGACCAGATTGAGTTTCTCCGGAACAGTTTTGATCATCCTGCGTTTATTCAGTATGAACAGGCTCGTCCCCAACCTCATCCGGGGGATTATTTGCTGGGCAGTATTGAAAACTCTGAAGCACGATTCCAGCAGGTTCAGGATGTAACCGGGCAAATTAAGCAACAATTGGTGGTCGACATTCAGGCGTTAGTGCGGGAAATTCGCTGGAAAATGGTGCTGATTGCCAGCCTGATTGTGACGGGTTTTATTGGCATGTGCTATCTGGGGTGGAATATCACGACGCGATTTCTGTCTGCCGCGAATCGAATTCTGACCACGCTGAGACGTGTTGAAAGCGAGCCGCTGACCCGTAAGGATCTACGCATATCGGTGGACGGCGATGATGAGTTTACGACTTTTTTCCGTCAGCTCAATGAGTTGATTGATGAGCGGCGGAATAATCAGAAAAAGTTATTGCTCGCCAAAGAGTTGGCAGAGAAAGCGAATCTGGCGAAAAGCTCCTTCCTGGCAAATATGTCCCACGAAATTCGCACCCCATTGAACGGTATTATCGGGATGTCCGAATTGCTGGAAGACACGACACTGAATGCGGTGCAGCAGGAATACCTCCATACGATTGCCGCTTCTTCACAGACCTTGTTGTTGCTGATCAACGATATCCTGGATTTGTCCAAGATTGAGTCCGGAAAGCTGGTGCTGGTGCCAACGGCGACCGACGTGTGCGAAGTGGTGTATGAAACCGCCGGTATCATTCTCCCCAAGGTCAACCAAAGCGGGCTTCACTTCTCGATCCAGCTGGATCCTACAATTCCGCAGGCAGTATTGATCGATGAGCATCGGTTACGGCAAGTGATCATGAATTTGATGTCCAATGCCGTCAAGTTTACATCTGAGGGCCGGGTGGCAGTTCAGGTTCAGTGCGAGGCGATTTCTGCGTGCCAAGTGAGGTTAACGTTCGTGGTTGAAGATACGGGGATCGGTATTGATCCGGATAAACAGGCACAGATCTTTGCCCCCTTTATTCAGGAAGACGGCACGATCACCCGCCGTTATGGCGGGACGGGATTAGGGCTGGCGATCTGCCGCCAGTTGGTGACGCTGATGGGTGGGGAAATGACGTTGGATTCAGAAAAGGGAATTGGCAGCCGGTTTGGTTTTCATTTGACCGTGGATACTGTGACCGCTCACTTGCAGATAAACCCGGAAACAGATCCACTGCATTGCCTGGTGCTGGGAGAGCGTTGCGATACCGCGGAGCTGCTGCTTGCTGAATTGGGACGATGGCACATGAGCGCAGCCTATGAACCGGCTTTGGAGACAGGGACTGATTTATCAGGCTATCAATGTTGTGTCCTTTTTTCGACGGATGCCCGAGTTGTGCGGGAGATGATTACCCGGTTCAGGGGAATGGCACCCTCTACAGCGCTGGTGGTGTGTTGTCAGCATGATGAAGATTATCAGGAAATCGGTTTGATGTGCGATGGTCTGGTCGTATTGCCGTTGCTCGGACAGCGGTTTGTGAAGACGGTGCGCTCAGCTGTGGATCACGTCGGGAAACAGCGCTCATTTGCCACCGCCGCGGTATTACCGACTCGAATCGAAACGGGGAGCGATTTGGTGTTGGTTGCGGAAGATAGCCCGGTGAACCAGCGGGTGGCAGCGCTGTTTCTGGAAAAGGCCGGGTTTGATTTTGAACTGGTGGATAATGGCTGTGCTGCAGTGGAGGCCGTCAAACAAGGAAAGCCGTATCATGCTGTGCTGATGGATTGCATGATGCCGGTGATGGATGGGTTGGCGGCGACGAAAGCCATTCGGGCATGGGAGCAGGAAGTCGGCGTGGCGCGAAAATTACCGATTATTGCGGTAACAGCCAGCGTCCTGGATGAAGATATTCAGGATTGTTTTCATGCGGGAATGGATGATTATGTCGCCAAGCCGTATCGCAAAGAGGTCTTGATCGAGAAACTGAAGGCGCTGAAGTAG
- a CDS encoding MFS transporter yields the protein MSQNTTSATGSGIFVPVAGLTVFAIAAGYLMSLVPLSLASFNIDSQYAGWLASSYYIGLLIGSMMIEPIISKIGHRAAFIGFLLLLASTVIVLPLFANRDAWLLARLIAGMAVAGIFVVVESWLLISDCPKQRAKRLGIYMTSLYGGTTVGQLGVGVIGVQGFGPFIAVLSLLLAATLPAILLRQSPPKQQAHLSLSLKDITRLNKPAIIGCTVSGIVMGTIYGLMPLSLRQSQLDAEQISVLMAAIVLGGMAIQPIIGKLSVIMSKTLLLALMSLLGVFAVGLTYLSNNYTWLVVALALLGMSAFALYPIAITLACEKIDSAYIVAATQVMLFSYSIGSALGPIGAGSFLEQPLANPSNGLMDYFFIVLLATSIYMLLASAKRSDTALAS from the coding sequence GTGAGCCAAAACACTACTTCCGCGACCGGATCCGGGATTTTTGTCCCTGTCGCCGGTTTAACCGTGTTTGCGATTGCCGCCGGTTATTTAATGAGCTTAGTTCCGCTGTCATTGGCCAGCTTTAACATTGACAGCCAATACGCAGGCTGGCTTGCCAGTTCGTATTATATTGGGTTATTGATTGGTTCAATGATGATTGAACCAATCATCAGCAAAATCGGTCACCGTGCGGCCTTTATCGGCTTCCTGTTGTTACTGGCCTCAACCGTGATTGTATTGCCGTTGTTTGCCAACCGGGATGCCTGGCTACTGGCACGCCTGATTGCGGGTATGGCTGTGGCCGGCATTTTTGTGGTGGTCGAATCCTGGCTGCTGATCAGCGACTGTCCAAAACAGCGTGCAAAACGGCTGGGGATCTACATGACGTCACTCTATGGCGGGACAACCGTCGGCCAGCTAGGGGTCGGTGTCATTGGCGTTCAGGGCTTTGGCCCGTTCATTGCTGTCCTGAGCCTACTGCTGGCCGCCACCCTGCCGGCCATATTGCTCCGTCAGTCGCCGCCAAAACAGCAGGCACATTTGAGCTTGTCACTGAAAGATATTACCCGGTTGAATAAGCCGGCGATTATCGGCTGCACGGTTTCCGGCATCGTGATGGGGACTATCTATGGCCTCATGCCGCTATCTCTGCGACAAAGCCAGCTGGATGCCGAACAAATCAGCGTGTTGATGGCGGCCATTGTTCTGGGTGGCATGGCCATTCAACCGATTATCGGTAAACTCTCAGTGATCATGAGTAAAACCCTATTGCTGGCGCTGATGTCGTTGCTCGGGGTGTTTGCAGTCGGTCTCACCTACTTGAGCAACAATTACACCTGGTTAGTTGTCGCGCTGGCGCTGCTAGGCATGTCTGCATTTGCCTTGTATCCGATCGCGATCACGCTGGCTTGTGAAAAGATAGACTCGGCCTACATTGTGGCAGCCACCCAGGTGATGCTGTTCAGTTACAGCATTGGCTCTGCCCTGGGGCCGATTGGTGCGGGAAGTTTTCTGGAGCAGCCCCTCGCCAACCCGTCCAATGGGTTGATGGACTATTTCTTTATTGTGTTGCTGGCAACCAGCATTTATATGCTGCTGGCCAGTGCGAAGCGTAGTGATACGGCCTTGGCAAGTTAG
- the ylqF gene encoding ribosome biogenesis GTPase YlqF, with amino-acid sequence MSSNAIQWFPGHMHKARKEIEEVLPKIDVIIEVLDARIPFSSENPLIKSFRERNNKPVVKVLNKRDLADPEMTQLWIDHLEQEQGVKALAITTENVSEVHKIMELCRKLAPHREEMGKQIRTMIMGIPNVGKSTIINTLAGRAVAVTGNQPAVTRQQQRINLQNGIVLSDTPGILWPKVENPHSGFRLAATGAVKDTAMDYMDVAFFTIEYLKDAYPELIKARYNLDDELPETEIELMEEIGRKRGCLKGGGRVDLHKASEILINELRNGTLGHITLERPEMITQELINVAIEEERKAEEKAKKKEERRKRYLKNKR; translated from the coding sequence ATGTCTAGCAATGCAATCCAGTGGTTCCCGGGCCACATGCACAAAGCCCGTAAAGAAATCGAAGAAGTCCTGCCGAAGATCGATGTCATCATCGAAGTGCTGGATGCCCGTATTCCTTTCAGTAGCGAGAACCCGCTGATCAAGAGCTTTCGTGAGAGAAACAATAAACCTGTCGTCAAAGTTCTGAATAAGCGTGATCTGGCAGATCCGGAAATGACGCAACTGTGGATCGATCACCTTGAGCAAGAGCAGGGTGTAAAAGCCCTGGCGATCACCACGGAAAACGTCAGTGAAGTCCATAAAATCATGGAGCTTTGCCGCAAGCTGGCACCGCACAGGGAGGAAATGGGCAAACAGATTCGCACCATGATTATGGGGATCCCGAACGTCGGCAAATCAACCATCATCAATACCCTGGCCGGCCGTGCCGTCGCAGTGACCGGAAACCAGCCTGCAGTGACCCGTCAGCAGCAGCGAATCAACCTGCAAAACGGTATTGTTCTCTCGGATACGCCGGGGATCTTATGGCCGAAGGTAGAAAACCCGCATAGCGGATTTCGCCTGGCAGCGACCGGGGCCGTCAAAGACACAGCAATGGACTATATGGATGTTGCTTTCTTCACCATTGAATATCTGAAAGACGCTTATCCTGAACTCATTAAGGCGCGCTACAATCTGGACGACGAGCTGCCGGAAACTGAAATCGAGTTGATGGAAGAAATTGGCCGCAAACGTGGCTGCCTGAAAGGTGGCGGCCGGGTTGATCTGCATAAAGCATCTGAAATCCTGATCAATGAGTTACGAAACGGCACTCTAGGCCACATTACCCTGGAGCGACCGGAGATGATCACCCAAGAGCTGATCAACGTCGCCATTGAAGAAGAGCGCAAAGCCGAAGAAAAAGCCAAGAAAAAAGAAGAACGCCGTAAGCGTTATCTGAAGAACAAACGCTAA